A genome region from Candidatus Saganbacteria bacterium includes the following:
- a CDS encoding integrase, which translates to MSPNSKREYLKKIRARYLIATRKEKRAILDEFCQVCGYHRKYAIALLLRGVKANKKRSGPVPIYAHNSVTGTLKYLWVKSGYLCSKRLKAAMPLWLPWYQQTSGLAQEYVDKLLGMSPSTMDRYLKQIKAKVKIKGKSLTKPGKLLKQHIPIETAKWDTTQPGFLEADTVAHYRKRKIVFTRSRPYKKEDNAHVEQKNWTKVRHLFGYQRLDKPEFVVLMNDIYKNEWRLLQNFFSPSVKLMTKTRFGAKIKKEHDKPKTPYQRILESEAISQAMKAELTRLFKTLNPFMLKASLEEKLNAILKRS; encoded by the coding sequence ATGAGTCCAAACAGCAAGCGGGAGTACCTTAAGAAGATCAGAGCACGATATTTAATCGCGACGAGAAAAGAGAAAAGGGCGATTCTGGATGAATTCTGTCAAGTATGCGGTTATCACCGCAAGTATGCCATCGCATTATTGCTGCGAGGGGTAAAAGCTAACAAAAAGCGATCCGGTCCGGTGCCAATCTACGCCCACAATTCCGTTACCGGCACTTTAAAATATTTATGGGTTAAGTCCGGCTATCTTTGCTCAAAGAGATTAAAGGCGGCTATGCCTTTATGGCTGCCATGGTATCAGCAAACTTCCGGCTTGGCGCAGGAATATGTTGACAAACTGCTGGGAATGTCGCCATCAACGATGGACCGCTATCTGAAACAGATAAAAGCCAAAGTAAAAATTAAGGGGAAAAGCTTAACCAAGCCGGGAAAATTACTCAAACAACATATCCCCATCGAAACAGCAAAATGGGATACAACCCAGCCGGGATTTTTAGAAGCGGACACAGTCGCTCATTACAGAAAGCGCAAAATTGTCTTCACTCGCTCCCGACCCTATAAGAAAGAAGATAACGCCCACGTGGAACAGAAAAACTGGACGAAGGTTAGGCATTTATTTGGTTATCAGCGTCTGGATAAGCCAGAATTTGTCGTCTTGATGAATGATATTTACAAGAACGAATGGCGGCTATTGCAGAATTTCTTTTCCCCATCAGTAAAGTTAATGACTAAGACTCGTTTCGGTGCCAAAATCAAAAAAGAACACGATAAACCCAAGACTCCTTATCAACGGATTTTAGAAAGCGAAGCTATCTCTCAAGCTATGAAGGCTGAACTTACCCGGCTCTTTAAAACCCTTAATCCGTTTATGTTAAAAGCTTCTCTTGAGGAAAAACTTAATGCAATACTCAAGCGATCATAG
- the tuf gene encoding elongation factor Tu: MAREKFQRNKTHVNVGTIGHVDHGKTTLTSAITSVLAAKGLAKAKKFDEIDAAPEEKARGITIAIAHVEYETDKRHYAHIDCPGHADYVKNMVIGAAQMDGAILVVSAADGPMPQTREHILLARQVNVPFMVVFLNKCDMVDDPELIDLVEVETRDLLKKYQFPGDDIPIIRGSALKAMENPTDAAAAKPILDLMNALDTYIPDPVRPVDKPFLMPIEDIFSITGRGTVATGRIERGKVKVNEEVELIGLGAHKKTTVTGVEMFRKFLDEGLAGDNVGLLLRGVEKEELKRGMVLAKTGSVKPHRKFEAQVYVLAKEEGGRHTPFFPGYKPQFFIRTTDVTGEIKLPEKVEMVMPGDNTVMTVELINEVAVEEEMRFAIREGGHTVGAGSVTKIIE, translated from the coding sequence ATGGCAAGAGAGAAGTTTCAGAGGAACAAGACGCACGTAAACGTCGGGACGATCGGACACGTAGATCACGGAAAGACAACACTAACATCGGCGATCACAAGCGTATTGGCGGCAAAAGGATTGGCAAAAGCAAAGAAATTCGACGAGATCGACGCGGCGCCGGAAGAGAAAGCCCGCGGTATCACAATTGCTATCGCGCACGTTGAATACGAAACAGACAAAAGGCATTATGCCCACATCGACTGCCCCGGACACGCGGACTATGTAAAGAACATGGTCATAGGCGCTGCCCAAATGGACGGCGCAATACTTGTAGTTTCAGCGGCCGACGGACCGATGCCTCAAACTCGTGAACATATCCTATTAGCGCGCCAAGTTAACGTGCCATTCATGGTTGTATTTTTAAATAAATGCGACATGGTTGACGATCCAGAACTTATCGACTTAGTTGAAGTTGAAACCCGTGATCTTCTTAAGAAATACCAATTCCCAGGCGACGACATACCGATAATCAGAGGCTCCGCATTAAAAGCCATGGAAAATCCAACGGACGCGGCAGCCGCCAAACCAATTCTTGATCTTATGAATGCGCTTGATACATATATTCCTGATCCCGTAAGACCGGTAGACAAGCCTTTTCTTATGCCTATCGAAGACATATTTTCGATCACCGGACGCGGAACGGTCGCAACTGGAAGGATCGAACGCGGAAAAGTCAAGGTCAATGAAGAAGTGGAATTAATAGGCCTTGGCGCGCACAAAAAAACAACGGTTACCGGCGTTGAAATGTTCAGGAAATTCTTGGACGAAGGATTAGCCGGAGACAACGTTGGGTTGCTTTTGAGAGGCGTCGAAAAAGAAGAGCTAAAGCGGGGCATGGTGCTTGCAAAAACAGGATCGGTCAAACCCCACAGAAAGTTTGAGGCGCAAGTTTACGTTTTGGCAAAAGAAGAAGGCGGGCGGCATACCCCGTTCTTCCCAGGCTATAAGCCGCAATTCTTTATCAGGACAACCGATGTGACAGGAGAGATCAAGCTTCCTGAAAAAGTTGAAATGGTCATGCCTGGAGATAACACAGTTATGACAGTAGAGCTAATTAACGAAGTTGCTGTTGAAGAAGAAATGCGTTTTGCGATCCGTGAAGGAGGCCATACGGTCGGGGCCGGATCGGTAACAAAGATTATTGAATAA